One window of Fusarium keratoplasticum isolate Fu6.1 chromosome 2, whole genome shotgun sequence genomic DNA carries:
- a CDS encoding Cytochrome c oxidase-assembly factor COX23, mitochondrial: MSSTPQDTKQEASEAPKPTEAGSDAWSDDKRRKFETKSKSEYYDPCQEAAQRSYRCLFRNGGDKSMCGEYFQAYRDCKQAWTDKRRKEGGGWF, translated from the exons ATGTCCTCAACACCGCAAGACACCAAACAAGAGGCCTCCGAGGCTCCCAAGCCGACCGAGGCCGGATCGGATGCCTGGAGCGACGATAAGCGCCGCAAGTTTGAGAC GAAATCGAAGAGCGAGTACTACGACCCGTGCCAGGAGGCTGCGCAGAGGAGTTATCGGTGCTTGTTCAGGAACGGAGGGGATAAGTCAATGTGTGGAGAGTACTTCCA GGCGTATCGCGACTGCAAGCAAGCATGG ACTGATAAACGGAGGAAGGAGGGCGGCGGCTGGTTCTAG
- a CDS encoding M20-dimer domain-containing protein, whose amino-acid sequence MSPAPSSPILSTLEVAEDPATRPDLIHSLSHESTVLALAVSPQHEMIYAGTQDGEIVAWSLDTFHQVHRVQAHKRSVLSLSLSPDASLLFSSAGDPIINVWDPKTLTRLYEIYGSYDVGDIFCTAYSPQHETLYIGAQNATIQWVGLNDTTARVSPESQQHPDRRNHRFFDSKPPGGTSTPRRNDDRWGLIPKAQNVLEMHSGCVRNFAHYGYVYCMIIAKGPTVEVGTDDDVLISGAGDGTIKLWSLGHAAGEDEEHGGGIQEIMTLGSDNAESVLSLALDSSFLYAGKLDGVVELWDLDTSQRLRVIKAHDCDIMSIQMGWGYLWTAATNGWASKYSTTHYGKYQHASSGTVPQKYQCLLRWHAHHGKILASAITTYKNKQYFITGANDDNVSIWAIDPDDCSKKEKEVSQASDNLLLSTLRDFVSYKTVSSRPEFAEDCRKGATYLGALFKRLGGHVEMLSTEKPHNPVVYARFSAKKEAAETRKRILFYGHYDVVAADSRKGNWTNDPFTMQGTNGYLYGRGVSDNKGPIVAALYAVTDLMEAQQLENDVIFLIEGEEEFGSLGFEEAVKKNKELIGDVDYILLANSYWLDDEVPCLTYGLRGVLHTTICVDAPRPDIHSGVDGSYMLNEPLTDLTHILSKLKGPGNRVQIPGFYEGILPVTPEEEARYDDIASILIRSNPEKGPEERLKQSLMARWREPNLTLHRYKVSGPDGSLVSSHASSHISLRLVPGQEVDSVIEALKAFLENEFSQLESQNRLTINVDNRAEPWLGDPTNAIFQTLEKAILETWEGSFETSAPSGDATPDVAPEQNEVLSVKTKLGKPRKPLYIREGGSIPAIRFLEKEFGAPAAHLPCGQSTDSAHLDNERICLLNLLKAREIFAKVFGRL is encoded by the exons ATGTCGCCCGCCCCTTCGTCTCCGATCCTCTCTACCCTCGAAGTTGCCGAAGACCCCGCGACCCGACCCGACCTCATCCATAGCCTCTCCCATGAGAGCACAGTCCTTGCTCTCGCCGTCAGTCCCCAGCATGAGATGATCTATGCTGGTACACAGGATGGCGAGATTGTTGCTTGGTCTCTCGACACCTTTCACCAGGTCCATCGTGTCCAGGCACACAAGCGCAGCGTCCTAtcgctctccctctcccccgATGCCTCCCTCCTGTTCTCTAGCGCCGGAGAccccatcatcaacgtctGGGATCCCAAGACCCTGACTCGACTATACGAGATCTACGGCTCCTACGACGTCGGCGACATCTTCTGCACCGCGTACAGCCCCCAGCACGAGACCCTCTACATTGGAGCGCAGAATGCCACCATCCAATGGGTCGGTCTCAACGACACAACTGCTCGTGTGTCCCCCGAGTCTCAACAACACCCTGACCGACGAAACCACCGTTTCTTTGACTCCAAGCCCCCCGGCGGTACGAGCACGCCGCGGCGCAACGATGACCGTTGGGGCTTGATCCCCAAAGCCCAGAACGTTCTCGAGATGCACTCGGGCTGTGTTCGAAACTTTGCGCACTACGGTTATGTGTACTGCATGATCATAGCCAAGGGCCCCACCGTGGAGGTCGGAACCGATGACGATGTTTTGATATCTGGTGCTGGCGATGGAACAATCAAGCTTTGGAGTTTGGGGCATGCTGCCGGTGAGGACGAAGAGCATGGAGGTGGTATCCAGGAGATCATGACCCTGGGCTCCGACAACGCCGAATCTGTCTTGTCGCTGGCTCTTGACAGCTCGTTCTTGTACGCTGGCAAGCTGGATGGCGTTGTCGAACTGTGGGATCTTGACACATCTCAACGGTTAAGAGTCATCAAGGCGCATGATTGCGACATCATGTCGATTCAGATGGGCTGGGGTTATTTGTGGACAGCCGCAACTAACGGTTGGGCCAGC AAATACAGCACAACTCACTACGGCAAATACCAGCATGCGTCGTCCGGAACCGTGCCCCAAAAGTACCAGTGCCTCTTGCGATGGCACGCTCATCATGGCAAAATTCTGGCctcagccatcaccacctaCAAGAACAAGCAGTACTTCATTACTGGCGCCAACGATGACAACGTCTCAATCTGGGCTATTGACCCTGACGACTgctccaagaaggagaaggaagtcTCTCAAGCCTCGGACAACTTGCTCTTGTCGACCCTCCGAGACTTTGTGTCGTACAAGACCGTGTCCTCCCGTCCAGAGTTTGCCGAGGACTGTCGTAAGGGAGCAACATATCTCGGTGCGCTGTTCAAGCGTCTAGGCGGGCATGTCGAGATGCTCAGCACCGAGAAGCCTCACAACCCCGTTGTCTATGCTCGCttctcggccaagaaggaggcggcCGAGACCCGGAAGCGCATTCTCTTCTACGGTCACTACGACGTCGTTGCTGCCGACAGCCGTAAGGGCAACTGGACCAACGACCCATTTACCATGCAAGGAACTAATGGCTACCTCTACGGTCGCGGTGTCAGTGACAACAAAGGACCAATTGTCGCTGCGCTCTATGCTGTTACGGACTTGATGGAGGCTCAGCAGCTGGAGAACGATGTCATCTTCCTGATCGAAGGTGAGGAAGAGTTTGGATCGCTCGGCTTcgaggaggctgtcaagaagaacaaggagctAATTGGCGACGTGGACTACATCCTGCTTGCCAACAGTTACTGGTTGGATGATGAGGTGCCTTGCTTGACGTATGGTCTTCGTGGTGTTTTACACACTACCATCTGCGTTGATGCGCCTCGGCCTGACATTCACTCTGGAGTCGACGGTTCTTATATGCTGAACGAGCCGCTGACCGATCTTACACACATCCTTtccaagctcaagggacCGGGCAACCGGGTACAGATCCCTGGCTTCTACGAGGGAATCCTTCCTGTGACTCCGGAAGAGGAAGCGCGCTATGACGACATTGCTTCTATTCTAATCCGCAGCAACCCTGAGAAGGGCCCAGAAGAGAGGCTCAAGCAGTCCCTCATGGCACGATGGAGAGAGCCGAACTTGACGCTCCATCGATACAAGGTGTCTGGTCCAGACGGCAGCCTTGTGAGCAGCCACGCCAGTTCCCACATCAGTCTACGACTGGTGCCGGGTCAAGAGGTGGATAGCGTGATTGAGGCGCTGAAAGCGTTTTTGGAGAACGAGTTCTCGCAGCTCGAGTCACAGAACAGGCTGACCATCAACGTGGACAACAGAGCCGAGCCGTGGCTGGGTGATCCCACAAACGCCATCTTTCAGACCCTGGAAAAGGCCATCCTGGAGACTTGGGAGGGCTCTTTTGAGACGTCTGCTCCTTCAGGCGATGCCACACCAGATGTTGCGCCTGAGCAGAACGAGGTCCTCTCggtcaagaccaagctggGCAAGCCTCGCAAGCCGTTGTATATCCGCGAGGGTGGTTCGATCCCAGCGATCCggttcttggagaaggagttTGGGGCACCGGCTGCGCACTTGCCATGCGGGCAGTCAACCGACTCGGCGCATCTGGACAATGAGAGGATCTGTCTGTTGAACCTGCTCAAGGCTCGTGAGATTTTTGCCAAGGTGTTTGGTCGGTTGTAA